From one Streptomyces sp. Q6 genomic stretch:
- a CDS encoding thiazole synthase has protein sequence MADDAFVLGATSYSSRLIMGTGGAPSLDVLERSLVASGTELTTVAMRRVNANVHGSVLSVLEKLDIQVLPNTAGCFTAGEAVLTARLAREALGTDLIKLEVIADERTLLPDPIELLDAAETLVDDGFTVLPYTNDDPVTARKLEDVGCAAIMPLGSPIGSGLGIRNPHNFELIVDHARVPVILDAGAGTASDVAFAMELGCAGVMLASAVTRAQEPVLMAEGMRHAVEAGRLAYRAGRIPKRRFAQASSPSEGQAHLDPERPAF, from the coding sequence ATGGCTGACGACGCTTTCGTCCTGGGCGCCACCTCGTACTCCTCGCGCCTGATCATGGGCACGGGAGGGGCGCCGAGCCTCGACGTCCTGGAGCGCTCGCTGGTGGCCTCCGGCACCGAACTCACCACCGTGGCGATGCGCCGCGTGAACGCGAACGTGCACGGCTCGGTCCTGTCCGTCCTGGAGAAACTCGACATTCAGGTGCTGCCCAACACGGCGGGCTGCTTCACGGCGGGAGAGGCGGTCCTCACGGCCCGCCTCGCGCGCGAGGCGCTCGGCACCGACCTGATCAAGCTGGAGGTGATCGCCGACGAGCGGACCCTGCTGCCCGATCCGATCGAGCTGCTCGACGCCGCGGAGACCCTGGTCGACGACGGCTTCACGGTGCTTCCGTACACGAACGACGACCCGGTCACGGCCCGGAAGCTGGAGGACGTGGGCTGCGCCGCGATCATGCCGCTCGGCTCCCCGATCGGCTCCGGGCTCGGCATCCGCAACCCGCACAACTTCGAACTGATCGTCGACCACGCGCGCGTGCCGGTGATCCTGGACGCCGGCGCGGGGACGGCTTCCGATGTGGCGTTCGCCATGGAACTGGGGTGCGCGGGTGTGATGCTCGCCTCGGCGGTGACCCGCGCGCAGGAGCCGGTGCTCATGGCGGAGGGCATGCGGCACGCGGTGGAGGCGGGCCGCCTCGCGTACCGGGCGGGCCGCATCCCCAAGCGCCGCTTCGCCCAGGCGTCCTCGCCCTCGGAGGGGCAGGCGCATCTCGACCCGGAGCGCCCGGCCTTCTGA
- the pknB gene encoding Stk1 family PASTA domain-containing Ser/Thr kinase: MDTTLQDPLLGHVLDGRYRVDARIAVGGMATVYRAVDTRLDRVLALKVMHPSLAADVSFVDRFIREAKSVARLSHPNVVGVYDQGADGAYVYLAMEYIAGCTLRDVLRERGALQPRAALDILEPVLAALGAAHRAGFVHRDMKPENVLIGDDGRVKVADFGLVRAVDTVTNTTGAVLGTVSYLAPEQIEDGTATASVDVYACGVVLYEMLTGSKPHSGDTPAQVLYKHLNEDVPPPSALVPGLPYELDELVASATARTPEVRPHDAVALLAHVRNARATLTDAQLDAVPPQAREVDHVGADDRTSVIPRAVRTSAVQLPLPTAEENRFHDAPHGAGGDGVHRTSLLETPPPAPPVRRGTGNPRRGMFAIIAAILLVLGLGAGVWYINSGQFTKVPPLLTKTEAQAKERLTEAGLQAGSSTYEFSDTYKRGTVMDTDPAAGSRIRDDGTVKLTVSKGPDTVKVPDLKGTPLATAKSDLKNRGLEPGMITRAFSEEIARGSVISTDPDAGTTRRSGSAVALVVSKGAPIDVPDVTGESEQDAIADLRDAGLKAEIATERIHSDEDKGDVARQSPGEGKRLAEGDTVTLTISEGPEMIEVPDVTGQSVDDAHSALEAAGFEVEDDRGLLGLFGDTVKSQSVEGGDEAPKGSTITITIR; encoded by the coding sequence GTGGACACGACCCTTCAGGACCCGTTGCTCGGGCACGTGCTCGACGGCCGGTACCGCGTCGACGCACGCATCGCGGTCGGCGGGATGGCCACGGTCTACCGGGCCGTGGACACTCGCCTCGACCGCGTGCTCGCGCTCAAGGTGATGCACCCCTCGCTGGCCGCCGACGTGTCGTTCGTCGACCGCTTCATCCGCGAGGCCAAGTCGGTCGCCCGCCTCTCGCACCCCAATGTGGTCGGTGTCTACGACCAGGGCGCCGACGGCGCGTACGTCTATCTGGCGATGGAGTACATCGCCGGCTGCACGCTCCGTGACGTCCTGCGCGAGCGCGGGGCGCTCCAGCCGCGCGCGGCCCTCGACATCCTGGAGCCGGTCCTCGCCGCTCTCGGCGCGGCGCACCGCGCGGGTTTCGTGCACCGCGACATGAAGCCGGAGAACGTCCTGATAGGGGACGACGGCCGGGTGAAGGTGGCGGACTTCGGTCTGGTCCGCGCCGTGGACACGGTCACGAACACCACCGGCGCGGTCCTCGGCACGGTCTCCTACCTGGCGCCCGAGCAGATCGAGGACGGCACGGCGACGGCGAGCGTCGACGTGTACGCGTGCGGTGTGGTCCTCTACGAGATGCTCACCGGCTCCAAGCCGCACTCCGGCGACACCCCGGCGCAGGTCCTCTACAAGCACCTCAACGAGGACGTCCCGCCGCCCTCCGCGCTGGTCCCCGGGCTCCCGTACGAGCTGGACGAGTTGGTCGCGTCGGCCACGGCCCGCACCCCGGAGGTCCGCCCGCACGACGCCGTCGCGCTCCTCGCCCACGTCAGGAACGCGCGGGCGACGCTCACCGACGCCCAGCTGGACGCCGTGCCGCCGCAGGCGCGCGAGGTGGACCACGTGGGCGCGGACGACCGTACGAGCGTGATCCCGCGCGCGGTGCGCACCAGCGCCGTGCAGCTTCCCCTCCCCACCGCGGAGGAGAACCGCTTCCACGACGCTCCGCACGGCGCTGGGGGCGACGGCGTCCACCGCACGAGCCTCCTGGAGACCCCTCCGCCCGCACCGCCGGTGCGCCGCGGGACCGGGAACCCGCGCCGGGGCATGTTCGCGATCATCGCCGCGATCCTGCTCGTGCTCGGTCTCGGCGCGGGCGTCTGGTACATCAACTCGGGTCAGTTCACGAAGGTCCCGCCGCTGCTCACCAAGACCGAGGCCCAGGCCAAGGAGCGGCTGACCGAGGCGGGTCTCCAGGCCGGTTCGTCGACGTACGAGTTCAGCGACACGTACAAGCGCGGCACGGTGATGGACACCGATCCCGCGGCGGGCTCCCGGATCCGGGACGACGGCACGGTGAAGCTGACCGTCTCCAAGGGCCCCGACACCGTGAAGGTCCCGGACCTCAAGGGCACCCCGCTCGCCACGGCGAAGAGCGACCTCAAGAACCGCGGTCTCGAACCGGGCATGATCACCCGGGCGTTCAGCGAGGAGATCGCGCGGGGCTCCGTGATCAGCACGGACCCGGACGCCGGCACCACGCGGCGCTCGGGTTCCGCGGTCGCGCTCGTCGTCTCCAAGGGCGCGCCGATCGACGTCCCCGACGTCACGGGCGAGTCCGAGCAGGACGCCATCGCCGACCTCCGGGACGCGGGTCTCAAGGCGGAGATCGCCACGGAGCGGATCCACTCCGACGAGGACAAGGGCGACGTCGCCCGGCAGTCCCCCGGCGAGGGCAAGCGGCTCGCCGAGGGCGACACCGTGACACTGACGATCTCCGAGGGCCCCGAGATGATCGAGGTCCCGGACGTCACGGGCCAGAGCGTCGACGACGCCCACTCCGCGCTGGAGGCCGCCGGCTTCGAGGTCGAGGACGACCGGGGTCTCCTCGGCCTGTTCGGCGACACGGTCAAGAGCCAGTCCGTCGAGGGCGGCGACGAGGCTCCCAAGGGTTCGACGATCACCATCACGATCCGCTGA
- a CDS encoding deoxyribonuclease IV, whose protein sequence is MNSSTRTPATAGAVPRNPIGGHVPVAGGLASVGLSYAEELKAEAVQVFVANPRGWATPPGNPRQDEEFRERCAAGNIPAYVHAPYLINFGSHTEATVEKSVESLRHSLRRARAIGALGVVVHTGSATGGRERAVALAQVRTHMLPLLDELTHDDDPFLLLESTAGQGSSLCSRTWDFGPYFDALDHHPKLGVCLDTCHIFAAGHDLTGPAGMRQTLDLLVETVGEGRLKLIHANDSKDVVGAHKDRHENIGSGHIGADPFRALMSHPATENVPLVIETPGGKEGHAADVARLKELRP, encoded by the coding sequence GTGAACAGCAGCACCCGCACCCCCGCCACCGCCGGCGCCGTCCCCCGCAACCCGATCGGGGGTCACGTGCCCGTCGCCGGCGGGCTCGCCTCCGTAGGTCTGTCCTACGCCGAGGAGCTGAAGGCCGAGGCCGTCCAGGTCTTCGTCGCCAACCCGCGCGGCTGGGCCACTCCCCCGGGCAACCCGCGGCAGGACGAGGAGTTCCGTGAGCGGTGCGCCGCCGGGAACATCCCGGCCTACGTGCATGCCCCGTACCTGATCAACTTCGGCTCGCACACCGAGGCCACGGTCGAGAAGTCCGTCGAGTCGCTGCGGCACTCGCTGCGCCGCGCCCGTGCCATAGGCGCCCTCGGTGTCGTCGTGCACACCGGCTCCGCGACCGGCGGGCGCGAGCGTGCCGTGGCTCTCGCCCAGGTCCGCACGCACATGCTTCCGCTGCTCGACGAGCTGACCCACGACGACGACCCGTTCCTGCTCCTGGAGTCGACCGCGGGTCAGGGTTCGTCGCTGTGCTCGCGCACCTGGGACTTCGGCCCGTACTTCGACGCCCTCGACCACCATCCGAAGCTGGGCGTCTGCCTGGACACCTGCCACATCTTCGCGGCGGGCCACGACCTCACGGGTCCCGCCGGGATGCGCCAGACCCTGGACCTGCTGGTGGAGACGGTCGGCGAGGGCCGCCTCAAGCTGATCCACGCCAACGACTCCAAGGACGTCGTCGGCGCGCACAAGGACCGTCACGAGAACATCGGCTCCGGCCACATCGGCGCCGACCCGTTCCGCGCGCTCATGTCCCACCCGGCGACGGAGAACGTCCCCCTGGTCATCGAGACGCCCGGCGGCAAGGAAGGACACGCGGCGGACGTGGCCCGCCTCAAGGAGCTCCGCCCGTAG
- a CDS encoding DUF4396 domain-containing protein, whose amino-acid sequence MRHETHTGHEHHHEPEHRSQDQQHQQHQQHADHHTHGQVSWSMAAQATLHCLTGCAIGEILGMVIGTALGWGNLPTMILAIVLAFVFGYSLTLRGVLKAGVDFRTAFRVALAADTLSIAVMELIDNGVIALWPNAMDAHLDDLLFWGALAASLAIAFVVTTPVNRWMIGRGKGHAVVHQYHH is encoded by the coding sequence ATGCGGCACGAGACGCACACCGGCCACGAGCACCACCACGAGCCCGAGCACCGGAGCCAGGACCAGCAGCACCAGCAGCACCAGCAGCACGCAGACCACCACACCCACGGCCAGGTCTCGTGGTCCATGGCCGCCCAGGCCACGCTGCACTGCCTCACCGGCTGCGCCATCGGCGAGATCCTCGGCATGGTGATCGGCACCGCGCTCGGCTGGGGCAACCTGCCGACGATGATCCTGGCGATCGTGCTCGCGTTCGTCTTCGGCTACTCGCTCACGCTGCGCGGCGTCCTGAAGGCGGGTGTCGACTTCAGGACGGCGTTCCGTGTCGCGCTGGCCGCGGACACGCTGTCCATCGCGGTGATGGAGCTGATCGACAACGGCGTCATCGCGCTCTGGCCGAACGCCATGGACGCGCACCTGGACGACCTGTTGTTCTGGGGAGCGCTGGCCGCGTCCCTGGCGATCGCCTTCGTCGTCACGACGCCGGTCAACCGCTGGATGATCGGCCGCGGCAAGGGCCACGCGGTGGTGCACCAGTACCACCACTGA
- a CDS encoding sulfite oxidase-like oxidoreductase produces the protein MGHPVGRESGGAVQPELPPGQRLQRGWPVTHYGPVPKFRPERWEFRVFGATADGEKHCWNHEEFSALPYTSVVGDLHCVTKFSMLGAEWGGVRASTILELAPPDPGVTHVMVWAEYGFSSNLRLADFADDRTMFATHKDGEQLTAEHGFPLRLVVPHLYAWKGPKWVRGVEYMTADRRGFWEERGYHNVGDPWREQRYSYQEEPGEGPEL, from the coding sequence ATGGGTCATCCGGTGGGTCGAGAGTCTGGGGGAGCGGTGCAACCGGAGCTTCCACCGGGGCAGCGGCTCCAGCGCGGCTGGCCGGTCACGCACTACGGCCCGGTGCCCAAGTTCCGCCCCGAGCGCTGGGAGTTCAGGGTCTTCGGGGCCACCGCCGACGGCGAGAAGCACTGCTGGAACCACGAGGAGTTCTCGGCGCTGCCGTATACGAGCGTGGTCGGCGATCTGCACTGCGTCACGAAGTTCAGCATGCTCGGCGCCGAGTGGGGTGGCGTCCGCGCGTCCACGATCCTGGAGCTCGCGCCCCCGGACCCCGGGGTCACCCATGTGATGGTCTGGGCCGAGTACGGGTTCTCGTCGAACCTGCGGCTGGCCGACTTCGCCGACGACCGGACCATGTTCGCGACCCACAAGGACGGTGAGCAGCTCACCGCCGAGCACGGCTTCCCGCTGCGCCTCGTGGTCCCGCACCTGTACGCCTGGAAGGGCCCCAAGTGGGTCCGCGGAGTCGAGTACATGACCGCGGACCGGCGGGGCTTCTGGGAGGAGCGCGGCTACCACAACGTGGGAGACCCGTGGCGTGAGCAGCGCTACTCGTACCAGGAAGAGCCCGGGGAAGGCCCCGAGCTCTAG
- the bfr gene encoding bacterioferritin, with the protein MQGDPEVIEFLNEQLTAELTAINQYFLHAKMQENFGWTKLAKYTRSESFDEMKHAEVLTDRILFLDGLPNYQRLFHVRVGQTVTEMFQADRQVEVEAIDRLKRGIEVMRAKGDITSANIFESILEDEEHHIDYLDTQLELVEKLGEALYIAQLIEQPES; encoded by the coding sequence ATGCAGGGCGACCCCGAGGTCATCGAGTTTCTCAACGAGCAGCTGACCGCCGAACTGACGGCGATCAACCAGTACTTCCTGCACGCCAAGATGCAGGAGAACTTCGGTTGGACCAAGCTCGCGAAGTACACGCGGTCCGAGTCGTTCGACGAGATGAAGCACGCGGAGGTGCTGACCGACCGGATCCTGTTCCTGGACGGTCTGCCGAACTACCAGCGCCTGTTCCACGTGCGGGTCGGCCAGACGGTCACGGAGATGTTCCAGGCGGACCGGCAGGTCGAGGTCGAGGCGATCGACCGGCTGAAGCGGGGCATCGAGGTGATGCGCGCCAAGGGCGACATCACGTCCGCAAACATCTTCGAGTCGATCCTCGAGGACGAGGAGCACCACATCGACTACCTGGACACGCAGCTGGAGCTGGTCGAGAAGCTCGGCGAGGCGCTCTACATCGCGCAGCTCATCGAGCAGCCGGAGAGCTGA
- a CDS encoding (2Fe-2S)-binding protein: MNRVYVCNCFGVTEAQVKKHAEDGACTPRQIASACKAGTDCGSCVRRIQALLGRGACPRRELVDQGEASSALEPQVAQVAQAARVELPEAA, translated from the coding sequence GTGAACCGCGTGTACGTCTGCAACTGCTTCGGTGTCACTGAGGCGCAGGTCAAGAAGCACGCGGAGGACGGTGCCTGCACCCCTCGGCAGATAGCTTCGGCCTGCAAGGCCGGTACCGACTGCGGTTCGTGCGTACGCCGGATCCAGGCGCTGCTCGGCCGGGGCGCCTGCCCCCGCCGGGAACTGGTCGACCAGGGAGAGGCGTCCTCGGCGCTGGAGCCGCAGGTCGCCCAGGTGGCCCAGGCCGCCCGGGTCGAGCTTCCCGAAGCCGCCTGA
- a CDS encoding class II 3-deoxy-7-phosphoheptulonate synthase — protein MTVNAKTSASAGNTWRDLPAAQQPEYPDAEALRDVIADLESYPPLVFAGECDQLRARLAAVAKGEAFLLQGGDCAEAFDAVSADHIRNKLKTLLQMGAVLTYAASVPVVKVGRIAGQYSKPRSKPTETRDGVTLPTYRGDSVNGFDFTEAARIPDPERLKRMYHASASTLNLVRAFTTGGYADLRQVHAWNQDFVKSSPSGQRYEQLAREIDNALNFMRACGTDPAEFQTVEFYASHEALLLDYESALTRVDSRTGNLYDVSGHMVWIGERTRQLDGAHIEFASKIRNPIGIKLGPTTTAEEALQYIERLDPDREPGRLTFIVRMGADKVRDKLPELVEKVTASGATVAWITDPMHGNTYEAASGHKTRRFDDVLDEVKGFFEVHKALGTHPGGIHVELTGDDVTECVGGGDEIFVDDLHQRYETACDPRLNRSQSLDLAFLVAEMYRDQ, from the coding sequence GTGACCGTGAACGCTAAGACCAGCGCGAGCGCTGGCAACACCTGGCGAGACCTGCCCGCGGCGCAGCAGCCCGAGTACCCCGATGCCGAGGCTCTGCGCGATGTGATCGCGGACCTCGAGTCGTATCCGCCGCTCGTCTTCGCAGGCGAGTGCGACCAGCTGCGCGCCCGACTGGCGGCCGTCGCCAAGGGAGAGGCGTTCCTGCTCCAGGGCGGCGACTGCGCCGAGGCCTTCGATGCCGTGTCCGCCGACCACATCCGGAACAAGCTGAAGACCCTGCTCCAGATGGGTGCCGTTCTCACGTACGCCGCCTCGGTGCCGGTCGTGAAGGTCGGCCGTATCGCCGGCCAGTACTCGAAGCCGCGCTCCAAGCCGACCGAGACCCGCGACGGCGTCACCCTGCCGACCTACCGCGGCGACTCCGTCAACGGCTTCGACTTCACCGAGGCCGCCCGCATCCCGGACCCCGAGCGCCTGAAGCGGATGTACCACGCGTCCGCCTCGACGCTGAACCTCGTGCGCGCCTTCACCACGGGCGGCTACGCGGACCTGCGCCAGGTGCACGCCTGGAACCAGGACTTCGTGAAGTCGTCCCCGTCGGGCCAGCGGTACGAGCAGCTCGCGCGTGAGATCGACAACGCGCTGAACTTCATGCGGGCCTGCGGCACCGACCCGGCCGAGTTCCAGACGGTCGAGTTCTACGCCTCCCACGAGGCGCTGCTCCTCGACTACGAGTCGGCGCTCACCCGCGTCGACTCGCGTACGGGCAACCTGTACGACGTCTCGGGCCACATGGTCTGGATCGGCGAGCGCACCCGTCAGCTCGACGGCGCGCACATCGAGTTCGCCTCGAAGATCCGCAACCCGATCGGCATCAAGCTCGGCCCGACGACGACGGCCGAGGAGGCGCTCCAGTACATCGAGCGCCTCGACCCCGACCGTGAGCCGGGCCGGCTGACCTTCATCGTCCGCATGGGCGCCGACAAGGTCCGCGACAAGCTGCCCGAGCTGGTCGAGAAGGTCACCGCGTCGGGTGCCACGGTGGCCTGGATCACCGACCCGATGCACGGCAACACGTACGAGGCGGCCTCCGGCCACAAGACGCGTCGCTTCGACGACGTCCTGGACGAGGTCAAGGGCTTCTTCGAGGTCCACAAGGCGCTCGGCACGCACCCGGGCGGCATCCACGTGGAGCTCACCGGTGACGATGTCACCGAGTGCGTCGGCGGCGGCGACGAGATCTTCGTCGACGATCTGCACCAGCGCTACGAGACGGCCTGCGACCCGCGCCTGAACCGCAGCCAGTCCCTGGACCTGGCGTTCCTCGTGGCGGAGATGTACCGCGACCAGTGA
- a CDS encoding trp operon leader peptide, which yields MFAQLMTRTWWWTAHPAAH from the coding sequence ATGTTCGCGCAGCTTATGACCCGCACCTGGTGGTGGACCGCACATCCGGCGGCCCACTGA
- a CDS encoding 2-hydroxyacid dehydrogenase yields the protein MEILAFGVQSDEQPLIEKAFEGHHEVRCLDVFLNEDTAPIAAGYEVISTSVNATLNNRVLQTLAAGGTQMIAQRSTGFNNIDLDVAERLGLTVARVSYYSPYSVAEFAWTLAMAVNRRIVRASIRTRDFDFRLDGLMGRDMRGRTVGILGTGKIGEAFTRIAHGFGMNLLGWDVAENPNCVELGMKYVDKERLFAEADLISLHVPLLPSTEHIVDAAALRAMKDDAILINSSRGGLIDTKALVAELREGRFTGVGLDVYEAEAGLFFLDKSLDIVEDDTLARLVTFPNVLVTSHQAYYTVDAVGQIIDTTVQNVLDCQAGRRSENVLVPAAAS from the coding sequence ATGGAGATCCTCGCTTTTGGCGTGCAGTCCGACGAGCAGCCCCTCATCGAGAAGGCCTTCGAGGGCCATCACGAGGTGCGCTGCCTGGACGTCTTCCTGAACGAGGACACCGCACCCATCGCGGCCGGCTACGAGGTCATCTCCACCAGCGTCAACGCGACCCTGAACAACCGCGTGCTCCAGACCCTCGCGGCCGGCGGCACGCAGATGATCGCCCAGCGCTCCACCGGCTTCAACAACATCGATCTGGACGTCGCCGAGCGCCTGGGCCTGACCGTGGCCCGGGTCTCGTACTACTCGCCGTACTCGGTGGCCGAGTTCGCCTGGACGCTCGCGATGGCCGTCAACCGCCGCATCGTCCGCGCCAGCATCCGCACCCGCGACTTCGACTTCCGCCTCGACGGCCTGATGGGCCGGGACATGCGCGGCCGCACCGTCGGCATCCTCGGCACCGGCAAGATCGGCGAGGCCTTCACCCGCATCGCGCACGGCTTCGGCATGAACCTGCTCGGCTGGGACGTCGCCGAGAACCCGAACTGCGTCGAACTCGGCATGAAGTACGTCGACAAGGAGCGGCTCTTCGCCGAGGCCGACCTGATCAGCCTGCACGTCCCGCTGCTGCCCTCCACCGAGCACATCGTCGACGCCGCCGCGCTGCGCGCCATGAAGGACGACGCGATCCTCATCAACTCCAGCCGCGGCGGCCTCATCGACACCAAGGCCCTGGTCGCGGAGCTCCGCGAGGGCCGCTTCACGGGCGTCGGCCTCGACGTGTACGAGGCCGAGGCGGGCCTGTTCTTCCTCGACAAGTCCCTGGACATCGTCGAGGACGACACCCTGGCCCGCCTCGTCACCTTCCCGAACGTCCTGGTCACCTCGCACCAGGCGTACTACACCGTGGACGCCGTCGGCCAGATCATCGACACCACGGTGCAGAACGTCCTCGACTGTCAGGCGGGCCGCCGCTCCGAGAACGTGCTGGTCCCGGCCGCCGCCAGCTGA
- a CDS encoding 6-phosphofructokinase, giving the protein MRVGVLTGGGDCPGLNAVIRGIVRKGVQEYGYDFVGFRDGWRGPLENDTVPLDIPAVRGILPRGGTILGSSRTNPLNAENGIRRVKDNLAKQEVEALIVIGGEDTLGVAAKLTDDYGVKAIGVPKTIDNDLSATDYTFGFDTAVGIATEAIDRLHTTAESHMRVLVVEVMGRHSGWIALHSGLAGGANVILIPEQRFDLDQVCAWVTSRFKASYAPIVVVAEGAMPRDGDLVLKDESLDSFGHVRLSGVGEWLAKQIEKRTGKEARTTVLGHVQRGGTPSAFDRWLATRFGLHAIDAVRDEAWGTMVALRGTDIVRVPIADATARLKTVDPALYEEVGVFFG; this is encoded by the coding sequence ATGCGGGTAGGAGTTCTCACCGGAGGCGGCGATTGCCCGGGCCTCAACGCCGTCATCCGGGGCATCGTCCGCAAAGGCGTTCAGGAGTACGGCTACGACTTCGTCGGGTTCCGGGACGGCTGGCGAGGCCCCCTGGAGAACGACACCGTCCCTCTCGACATCCCGGCCGTCCGCGGCATCCTGCCCCGCGGCGGCACCATCCTCGGCTCGTCGCGCACCAACCCGCTCAACGCGGAGAACGGCATCCGTCGCGTCAAGGACAACCTCGCCAAGCAGGAGGTCGAGGCCCTCATCGTGATCGGCGGCGAGGACACCCTGGGCGTCGCCGCCAAGCTCACCGACGACTACGGCGTCAAGGCCATCGGCGTCCCGAAGACCATCGACAACGACCTCTCGGCCACCGACTACACCTTCGGCTTCGACACGGCCGTCGGCATCGCCACCGAGGCCATCGACCGGCTCCACACCACCGCCGAGTCCCACATGCGGGTCCTCGTCGTCGAGGTCATGGGCCGCCACTCCGGCTGGATCGCCCTGCACTCGGGCCTGGCCGGCGGCGCCAACGTCATCCTCATCCCCGAGCAGCGCTTCGACCTCGACCAGGTCTGCGCCTGGGTCACCTCCCGGTTCAAGGCGTCGTACGCGCCGATCGTGGTCGTCGCGGAGGGCGCGATGCCGCGCGACGGCGACCTGGTCCTCAAGGACGAGTCCCTCGACTCCTTCGGACACGTACGGCTGTCCGGTGTCGGCGAGTGGCTCGCCAAGCAGATCGAGAAGCGCACCGGCAAGGAGGCCCGCACGACGGTCCTCGGGCACGTCCAGCGCGGCGGCACGCCCTCGGCCTTCGACCGTTGGCTCGCCACGCGCTTCGGGCTGCACGCCATCGACGCGGTACGGGACGAGGCGTGGGGCACGATGGTCGCGCTGCGCGGGACGGACATCGTGCGGGTGCCCATCGCCGACGCGACGGCCCGGCTGAAGACCGTGGATCCCGCCCTGTACGAGGAGGTCGGAGTCTTCTTCGGCTGA
- a CDS encoding response regulator transcription factor has protein sequence MSEQQTRQAPGETAAIKVMVVDDHPMWRDAVARDLAAAGFDVVATAGDGEQAVRRARAVDPDVLVLDLNLPAKPGVQVCKEVVGADPALRVLVLSASGEHVDVLEAVKSGATGYLLKSASTDELIDAVRRTAVGDPVFTPGLAGLVLGEYRRLASEPTPTSDPDEPKVPQLTDRETEVLRLVAKGLSYKQIAERLVISHRTVQNHVQNTLGKLQLHNRVELVRYAIERGLDDE, from the coding sequence ATGAGCGAGCAGCAGACCCGGCAGGCACCGGGCGAGACGGCCGCGATCAAGGTGATGGTCGTCGACGACCACCCGATGTGGCGCGACGCCGTCGCCCGCGACCTCGCGGCGGCCGGCTTCGACGTCGTCGCCACCGCCGGCGACGGCGAGCAGGCGGTGCGCCGCGCCCGCGCCGTCGACCCCGACGTGCTGGTCCTCGACCTGAACCTGCCGGCCAAGCCCGGCGTCCAGGTCTGCAAGGAAGTCGTCGGCGCCGACCCGGCGTTGCGCGTCCTCGTGCTCTCCGCGAGCGGCGAGCACGTCGACGTCCTGGAGGCGGTCAAGTCCGGTGCCACCGGCTATCTGCTCAAGTCCGCGTCCACCGACGAGCTGATCGACGCGGTGCGCCGCACGGCCGTCGGCGACCCCGTGTTCACGCCCGGACTCGCCGGTCTCGTCCTCGGCGAGTACCGGCGCCTGGCCTCCGAGCCGACGCCCACCAGCGACCCGGACGAGCCCAAGGTCCCGCAGCTCACCGACCGGGAGACCGAGGTGCTGCGGCTCGTCGCGAAGGGCCTGAGCTACAAGCAGATCGCCGAGCGTCTGGTCATCTCGCACCGCACGGTCCAGAACCATGTGCAGAACACCCTCGGCAAGCTCCAGTTGCACAACCGCGTCGAGCTCGTCAGGTACGCCATCGAACGGGGTCTGGACGACGAGTGA